One window of the Archaeoglobus sulfaticallidus PM70-1 genome contains the following:
- a CDS encoding CoB--CoM heterodisulfide reductase iron-sulfur subunit B family protein has product MKFGLFLGCNIPLRRPDLEVALRYVYPKLGVELVDLEGASCCPTWGTMPSVDLAGWCSVSARNMCIAEEKGVDILTVCGSCYGSLSETRHKLLHDARLRDEVNRMLGEIGKEWRGTSQIRHGVWILYKDIGLEKIRKSLKYTLDGLTIAVQPGCHFLWPSEVYVDKERNPFRPRVLIELCEAMGAKAPDYSTITDCCGTGGLRSTNLEKSLKLFERKIKSIKEEVDPDLVVTSCSSCLLQYDGSVKTLKDKGRINFEIPTLHIVQLLAICLGANPDQVAGLAVTSPEEVIKKIRGEE; this is encoded by the coding sequence ATGAAGTTCGGATTATTTCTCGGATGTAACATCCCGCTGAGACGCCCTGATCTGGAGGTTGCTCTAAGGTATGTTTACCCGAAGCTCGGCGTTGAGCTTGTAGACCTCGAGGGTGCTTCATGCTGCCCTACATGGGGGACGATGCCATCCGTCGATCTGGCAGGATGGTGTTCTGTCTCAGCAAGAAACATGTGTATTGCAGAAGAGAAGGGTGTTGATATTCTAACAGTTTGCGGAAGCTGCTATGGTAGCCTCAGCGAGACGAGACATAAACTGCTGCACGATGCCAGGCTCAGGGATGAAGTCAACAGGATGCTAGGTGAGATAGGGAAGGAGTGGAGGGGCACATCCCAGATCAGGCACGGTGTGTGGATCCTCTACAAAGATATCGGTCTGGAAAAGATCAGGAAGTCGCTCAAGTACACGCTTGATGGGTTGACAATAGCCGTTCAACCGGGCTGTCACTTCCTCTGGCCGTCAGAGGTGTATGTCGATAAGGAGAGGAATCCTTTCAGACCGAGGGTTTTGATAGAGCTGTGTGAGGCGATGGGTGCCAAAGCACCAGACTACTCAACAATTACCGATTGCTGTGGAACCGGTGGACTCAGGAGCACGAACCTTGAAAAGTCGCTCAAGCTCTTTGAAAGGAAGATAAAGTCCATTAAGGAGGAGGTCGATCCTGATCTGGTTGTAACATCCTGCAGCTCATGCCTGCTGCAGTATGATGGATCCGTGAAAACCCTGAAAGATAAGGGCAGGATCAATTTTGAGATCCCAACGCTCCATATAGTACAGCTTCTTGCAATTTGTTTAGGGGCAAACCCGGATCAGGTTGCGG
- a CDS encoding 4Fe-4S dicluster domain-containing protein yields the protein MNNLDSDLPTPVILTELEKGVIEEIKEHGGENIDRCIQCGKCAGSCPVALAGFLWFNKRFIHALTLGIKEEILDIPSPWACVSCNKCTEICPRDVKPFEVVFALRRVLVEELAMPTLTMEGLRTLYEYGHAVYQTTYPETRKKVGLPEKPPTTLAYPEALEELRALLRETKLGEIGLIPME from the coding sequence GTGAATAACTTGGATAGTGATCTTCCCACACCTGTTATCCTGACCGAACTTGAGAAGGGAGTTATCGAGGAAATAAAGGAGCACGGTGGAGAAAACATTGATAGATGTATTCAGTGCGGTAAGTGTGCTGGAAGCTGCCCCGTTGCACTCGCAGGATTCCTGTGGTTCAACAAGAGGTTCATACATGCTTTAACTCTTGGCATTAAAGAAGAAATACTCGATATTCCCTCCCCATGGGCATGTGTTTCCTGCAACAAGTGCACTGAGATCTGTCCACGGGATGTGAAGCCATTTGAGGTTGTTTTTGCTTTGAGGAGAGTGCTTGTAGAAGAGTTGGCAATGCCAACCCTCACGATGGAAGGTCTGAGGACACTGTACGAGTACGGGCATGCAGTTTACCAGACAACATATCCCGAGACGAGAAAGAAAGTTGGTCTGCCAGAAAAACCACCGACAACACTGGCGTATCCTGAAGCTTTAGAGGAATTGAGGGCATTGTTGAGGGAAACAAAACTTGGTGAAATAGGATTGATCCCGATGGAGTGA
- a CDS encoding CoB--CoM heterodisulfide reductase iron-sulfur subunit A family protein → MTRIGVYICHCGENIAGAVNIEEVKKYAETLPNVAVVRDNLFMCSDPGQEMIKQDIRDGLIDRVVVAACTPRTHEPIFRAACEEAGLNKYLFEMVNIRDQDSWAHWHDKKGATEKAKKLIKSGVAKAALLEPLEESYVEVKQAAMVIGGGVAGMFAALDLADMGYKVYLVEKNPSIGGNMAKLDKTFPTNDCSACILTPVMVQVATNPNIELMTYSEVESVDGSIGNFKVKVRRKQTYVDWDKCTGCGDCVKVCPSKVPDEFNEGLSERKAIYIQFPQAVPKKAVLDVEACRECGGRKLGTPPEINEKTGKPKLAPCEKVCKTGACDRSINWDPEGEIVEVEVGTIIVATGFKVMEKDHFKEYCPESPNVVTALQFERLISATGPTEGELIKLSELPKLKKKKKEDVKLEKPKTIAFISCVGSRDVRYHTYCSKICCMYMLKEARILKEKYPDLDIYIFFIDVRTPGKDFEEYYTYCKELGIKVIYGRVSGIERIPDGERLRVRAYDTGLQSPVEVIADMVVLATAVEPSEGLKDLTRKLGINVGAEGFLKELHTKLYPVETSVAGIYICGCAQGPRDIPESVAQAKAAAAAAAVPLAQGRVKVEPLISEVDADRCSGCGICVPLCPYSAISMEEKDGKYIARINMALCKGCGVCTAACPVKAITLHGFTTEQIEAQIEALGSGGE, encoded by the coding sequence GTGACAAGGATAGGAGTTTACATCTGCCACTGTGGAGAAAACATTGCTGGAGCCGTTAACATCGAAGAAGTGAAGAAATACGCAGAAACCCTGCCAAATGTCGCTGTTGTCAGAGACAACCTCTTCATGTGTTCAGATCCCGGACAGGAAATGATCAAACAGGATATACGGGATGGGCTGATCGATAGAGTGGTTGTGGCCGCCTGCACCCCGAGAACCCATGAGCCGATTTTCAGGGCCGCCTGTGAAGAAGCAGGCCTGAATAAGTACCTCTTCGAGATGGTCAACATCAGGGATCAGGATAGCTGGGCACACTGGCACGACAAAAAGGGTGCAACTGAAAAGGCAAAGAAGCTCATCAAAAGCGGGGTTGCCAAGGCTGCACTTCTTGAGCCTCTAGAGGAAAGCTATGTTGAGGTAAAACAGGCTGCGATGGTTATAGGCGGTGGCGTTGCGGGAATGTTTGCTGCGTTAGATCTTGCAGATATGGGTTACAAGGTTTACCTTGTTGAAAAGAACCCATCAATTGGAGGAAATATGGCAAAACTCGATAAAACATTCCCAACAAACGACTGTTCCGCATGCATTCTCACACCTGTGATGGTTCAGGTTGCAACCAATCCGAACATAGAACTCATGACCTATTCCGAGGTTGAATCCGTGGATGGATCTATTGGAAACTTCAAAGTAAAGGTCAGAAGGAAGCAGACCTATGTTGACTGGGATAAGTGCACAGGCTGTGGAGATTGCGTGAAGGTCTGCCCAAGCAAGGTTCCTGATGAGTTCAACGAGGGGCTGAGTGAGAGAAAAGCGATATACATCCAGTTCCCTCAGGCTGTTCCCAAGAAGGCTGTTCTCGATGTGGAAGCATGCAGAGAGTGTGGAGGCAGAAAGCTTGGCACTCCTCCTGAGATAAACGAAAAGACTGGAAAGCCGAAGCTCGCCCCGTGTGAGAAGGTATGCAAGACCGGAGCGTGTGATAGATCTATTAACTGGGATCCGGAAGGAGAGATTGTCGAGGTTGAAGTTGGAACGATTATCGTTGCAACAGGTTTCAAAGTGATGGAAAAAGATCACTTCAAGGAGTACTGTCCCGAGTCGCCAAATGTTGTCACCGCTTTGCAGTTTGAGAGATTAATCTCAGCAACCGGTCCAACCGAAGGTGAGCTCATAAAATTGTCTGAACTGCCGAAGTTGAAGAAAAAGAAGAAAGAAGATGTGAAACTCGAAAAACCAAAGACTATTGCCTTCATTTCATGTGTGGGAAGCAGAGATGTGAGATATCACACTTACTGCTCAAAGATTTGCTGCATGTACATGTTAAAGGAAGCGAGGATTCTGAAGGAAAAGTATCCTGATCTTGACATATACATCTTCTTCATAGATGTCAGAACTCCCGGCAAGGACTTCGAGGAATACTACACCTACTGCAAGGAGCTTGGAATTAAGGTCATCTACGGCAGAGTGAGCGGTATAGAAAGAATTCCTGATGGAGAGCGGCTCAGAGTAAGGGCATACGATACTGGCCTCCAGTCACCAGTTGAAGTGATTGCCGATATGGTGGTTCTTGCCACCGCAGTTGAGCCATCAGAGGGGCTGAAGGATCTGACGAGAAAGCTGGGGATCAATGTCGGAGCGGAAGGGTTCCTCAAAGAACTCCACACCAAACTCTATCCTGTGGAAACATCGGTGGCTGGTATATACATCTGCGGTTGTGCACAGGGTCCTCGAGACATCCCGGAGTCTGTTGCACAGGCTAAAGCCGCTGCCGCAGCTGCTGCAGTCCCGTTGGCACAGGGAAGAGTTAAGGTTGAACCTCTCATCTCCGAAGTGGATGCTGATAGATGTTCTGGTTGTGGAATCTGTGTGCCTCTCTGCCCGTATTCTGCCATAAGCATGGAAGAAAAAGATGGAAAGTATATTGCGAGGATCAACATGGCTCTCTGCAAGGGATGTGGGGTCTGCACGGCAGCATGTCCTGTTAAAGCGATCACACTGCATGGTTTCACAACAGAGCAGATAGAAGCCCAGATTGAAGCACTGGGATCGGGAGGTGAATAA
- a CDS encoding universal stress protein produces MSIVVALSKSERRTRIMDFAVEEAKFRNEKLIIVHSLFGGSRTSEEEITEGESLLKWAEEKAKAEGIDVETHLLVRGKEAGDDIIDFIREVKPKMVIVGVRRRSPTGKVIFGSVPQKIILNSDVPVVSIR; encoded by the coding sequence ATGTCAATTGTTGTAGCCCTCAGCAAATCTGAAAGGAGAACGAGGATAATGGACTTTGCAGTAGAGGAGGCGAAATTCAGGAATGAAAAACTAATAATCGTCCACTCGCTATTTGGTGGAAGCAGAACATCAGAAGAGGAAATCACGGAAGGAGAGAGTCTGCTGAAATGGGCTGAAGAGAAGGCAAAGGCTGAAGGTATTGATGTCGAAACCCATCTGCTCGTCAGGGGGAAGGAGGCTGGAGATGACATTATAGATTTTATAAGGGAAGTTAAACCGAAGATGGTCATTGTAGGAGTTAGGAGGAGGAGTCCCACCGGCAAGGTCATTTTCGGTAGCGTTCCGCAGAAGATTATTCTGAACAGTGATGTGCCGGTGGTTTCCATCAGATAG
- a CDS encoding chorismate--pyruvate lyase family protein yields MTSETLISKSLEDFELKPIHRILLTTDGSITTIIEAYTGNRVDVITRDQRIIKAGRYASLLRIDEEDDINFRVVSLISGNRVYAEAVSLTPLKRLEPGFRDDLTRADIPIGRILRKHKIEARRDINWIVVCRFREIWVMNIPDFVKEFSRNIDLGSDEIVLARSYNIIRRGEVLMNITEFFRADMFE; encoded by the coding sequence ATGACCTCTGAAACTCTGATCTCAAAAAGCCTTGAGGATTTTGAGCTGAAACCCATACACAGAATTCTGCTCACAACAGATGGTTCCATAACGACCATAATCGAGGCTTATACCGGAAACAGAGTAGATGTCATAACAAGAGATCAGAGAATCATAAAGGCTGGCAGATATGCAAGCTTACTCAGGATTGATGAGGAGGATGACATCAACTTCAGGGTTGTAAGTCTCATCTCCGGAAACAGAGTATATGCAGAAGCTGTATCGCTAACTCCTCTGAAAAGGCTTGAGCCTGGGTTCAGGGATGATTTAACGAGGGCGGATATACCCATAGGTAGGATACTTAGAAAGCACAAAATTGAGGCCAGAAGGGATATAAACTGGATTGTGGTCTGCCGTTTCAGAGAAATCTGGGTAATGAACATTCCGGATTTTGTAAAAGAATTCAGCAGGAACATAGATCTTGGCAGCGATGAAATAGTTCTAGCGAGGAGCTACAACATAATAAGGAGAGGCGAGGTTCTCATGAACATAACAGAATTCTTCAGGGCGGATATGTTCGAATAA
- a CDS encoding AAA family ATPase, whose amino-acid sequence MKLIAFIGYPLSGKSTAGKIAESLGIPVVIMGDIVREEVRKRGLELNDENAGKIANELREKEGMDAIARRCIPRIREKGKKGIVVVDGIRGVAEVERFKKEFGDDFILIAIESDIKNRFDRALRRKRDDDVKSIDELKERDRREESWGMKEAFDMADLTIENNSDFETFRSKVEAVLKSILKSIDVIIETRVYPTEDEEKVVKAIKNFFPDAEISIEDDVLRARAKNINHFRELLRMQKILDTARNEMLKSVSGNEITILLNKQTATVSRINFVEEDAILSPIKITFRLYGIQPERLIDYLAPETRDGRPVKELKESELFE is encoded by the coding sequence ATGAAGCTCATCGCCTTCATCGGATATCCATTGAGCGGAAAAAGCACTGCCGGGAAAATAGCCGAGAGTTTAGGAATACCAGTTGTCATTATGGGAGACATCGTCAGGGAAGAGGTCAGGAAAAGGGGATTGGAGCTAAATGACGAGAATGCTGGTAAGATAGCCAATGAACTAAGAGAAAAGGAAGGAATGGATGCAATTGCGAGGAGATGCATACCGAGAATCAGAGAGAAAGGGAAAAAGGGCATAGTTGTCGTCGATGGAATAAGGGGGGTTGCTGAGGTAGAGAGGTTCAAGAAGGAGTTCGGTGATGATTTTATACTGATAGCAATCGAATCAGACATAAAAAATAGATTCGATAGGGCTTTGAGGAGAAAAAGGGATGACGATGTAAAAAGCATAGACGAGCTGAAGGAAAGAGATAGAAGGGAAGAGTCATGGGGAATGAAAGAGGCTTTTGATATGGCAGATCTGACCATAGAAAACAATTCCGATTTCGAGACATTCAGGTCAAAGGTGGAGGCTGTTTTGAAGAGCATTCTGAAATCCATAGATGTTATCATCGAAACCAGAGTCTATCCAACAGAAGATGAAGAAAAAGTCGTGAAAGCCATAAAGAACTTCTTCCCGGATGCTGAGATCAGCATTGAGGATGATGTTTTGAGAGCCAGAGCAAAAAACATCAATCACTTCAGAGAGCTGCTCAGAATGCAGAAGATTCTCGATACGGCGAGAAATGAGATGCTAAAGTCGGTCTCAGGAAACGAGATAACAATACTCCTCAACAAACAGACTGCTACCGTATCAAGAATAAACTTCGTTGAGGAGGATGCAATTCTCTCTCCCATAAAAATAACATTCAGACTTTATGGCATACAGCCAGAGAGGTTAATCGACTACCTCGCTCCAGAGACAAGGGATGGTAGACCTGTCAAGGAGTTAAAGGAGTCGGAGCTTTTTGAATGA
- a CDS encoding acetate--CoA ligase family protein — translation MDFLSEYESKELLKRYNINCTPIFLCSNEDEAVNKAKELGFPVVMKVVSKSIIHKSDAGGVLLNLNSEEEVRQAFRKLIALEGAYAVTVQQMAEKGIEVMVGVSENEQFGKFILFGMGGIFAEVLEDYSLRLIPLTREDAEEMIRETKGYRILKGYRNFKADIENLTELLLRVSEMVERENIAEMDLNPVFAYEDGYMVVDARIRIGRERRELRETNTNLIREILNAKSIAVVGASSNPLKVGYSVIKSLSANKKLRIYPINPKLNEIDGLRVYKSIAEIPEDLDLVVIAVPSEKVLQVVEEAAEKTKGIFIISSGFREAEIEYGAEMQNRLKEVAEKNGIRIFGPNSFGMINVGWMNASFTPMFNEMKAGKVALVSQSGGICHYIMHNFRDVGFSYIIHLGNRCDVDFPDIIRFLNEDERTEIITLYIEGLDYSRELVTEIKRCSKPVIAMKAGKSKKADKVSKSHTGSLAGDYRLYVSSLHQAGALVVENPTQLIDVARIIEMTGFRGGGIAIATIQAGLGFIALDEIETNGGIVAELEENTVRGLKEILPPITMRENPLDLSFSGLNTDLLKESLNLLQNDSNVGAIMFLYAVSPPSWIIPVEVFIDVFKDMKKPVIVVYSSTDEDYNHFKSRIEALNIPVFSSIERASKALAVVSRWLADGRANGSIEKSSAEKK, via the coding sequence ATGGACTTTCTGAGTGAATACGAGTCGAAAGAACTCCTAAAAAGGTATAACATTAACTGCACTCCTATTTTTCTCTGCAGTAATGAGGACGAGGCTGTCAATAAAGCTAAAGAGCTTGGATTTCCAGTCGTGATGAAGGTCGTATCGAAATCCATCATCCACAAGAGCGATGCTGGTGGAGTTCTACTGAATCTGAACAGCGAGGAAGAAGTCAGGCAGGCTTTCAGGAAGTTGATTGCTTTAGAGGGTGCTTACGCCGTTACCGTGCAGCAGATGGCTGAAAAAGGCATAGAGGTGATGGTTGGAGTTTCGGAGAACGAGCAGTTCGGTAAGTTCATTCTCTTCGGTATGGGTGGTATTTTCGCCGAGGTACTTGAGGACTACTCTCTTAGACTCATACCCCTGACAAGAGAGGATGCTGAGGAGATGATTAGAGAGACGAAAGGATACAGGATATTAAAAGGATACCGCAACTTCAAGGCAGATATCGAGAATCTCACAGAGTTGCTATTGAGGGTTTCAGAGATGGTTGAAAGAGAAAATATTGCTGAGATGGACCTAAATCCAGTTTTCGCCTATGAAGATGGCTACATGGTTGTAGATGCCAGAATAAGGATTGGGAGGGAGAGAAGAGAGTTGAGAGAAACCAACACAAATCTTATCAGAGAGATACTGAACGCAAAGTCGATAGCTGTTGTTGGTGCATCCAGCAACCCGCTAAAGGTTGGATACTCAGTTATAAAAAGCCTCTCAGCCAATAAAAAGCTCAGAATCTATCCGATAAATCCCAAGCTTAACGAAATCGATGGGTTGAGAGTTTACAAAAGTATAGCTGAGATCCCGGAGGATCTCGATCTGGTTGTGATTGCCGTGCCGTCAGAGAAGGTTCTGCAGGTTGTTGAGGAGGCTGCAGAGAAAACCAAGGGCATTTTCATAATCTCATCAGGCTTTAGAGAGGCAGAAATCGAGTATGGGGCTGAAATGCAGAACAGGCTGAAAGAAGTAGCAGAAAAAAACGGGATAAGGATCTTCGGGCCGAACTCCTTCGGAATGATAAATGTTGGGTGGATGAATGCCAGCTTCACGCCAATGTTCAACGAGATGAAAGCTGGAAAAGTGGCACTGGTATCTCAGAGCGGTGGGATCTGCCACTACATCATGCACAACTTTAGAGATGTGGGGTTCAGCTACATCATCCATCTCGGAAACAGATGCGATGTAGATTTTCCAGACATAATAAGGTTTCTGAACGAGGATGAGAGAACGGAGATAATAACGCTCTACATCGAAGGATTGGACTACTCCAGAGAACTTGTAACGGAAATAAAAAGATGCTCAAAGCCAGTAATAGCGATGAAGGCTGGAAAGTCTAAGAAAGCCGACAAGGTTTCAAAGAGCCATACAGGCAGTCTGGCAGGAGATTACAGGCTTTATGTCTCATCACTCCATCAAGCTGGAGCACTGGTAGTGGAGAACCCAACCCAGCTAATCGATGTTGCAAGGATAATTGAAATGACTGGTTTCAGAGGTGGAGGGATTGCCATAGCAACAATTCAGGCAGGACTGGGTTTCATAGCTCTCGATGAGATCGAAACGAATGGTGGGATAGTTGCTGAGCTTGAGGAAAACACTGTCAGAGGGCTAAAAGAAATACTGCCTCCAATAACCATGAGGGAAAACCCGCTCGACCTGTCCTTCAGCGGTCTAAACACAGATCTGCTTAAGGAATCGCTCAATCTACTGCAGAACGATAGCAATGTCGGGGCAATAATGTTTCTGTATGCTGTGTCACCACCAAGCTGGATTATTCCTGTGGAGGTTTTCATCGATGTTTTCAAGGATATGAAAAAACCGGTGATTGTCGTTTATTCATCAACAGATGAGGACTACAATCACTTCAAGAGCAGGATCGAGGCTTTAAACATCCCTGTATTCTCCTCAATTGAGCGGGCAAGCAAGGCTCTGGCTGTTGTCAGCAGATGGTTGGCAGATGGCAGGGCTAATGGTAGTATTGAAAAAAGTAGTGCTGAAAAGAAATGA
- a CDS encoding adenosine-specific kinase, producing the protein MKLEKVEIENPDLKYQIIVGQGNFAIFTTDDLYSTLIKAVPGIKCAVAMNEAVPKLTRVTGNDEELKEIAAKNALKIGASHVFVIVTSNAFPMNVLNAIKSHPAVCNVFVGSANPIEIIVAETELGRAVLGAVDGTAVNRIENEEEKKERRELYQKLGYRLD; encoded by the coding sequence ATGAAGCTCGAAAAAGTTGAGATCGAAAACCCGGATCTGAAGTACCAGATAATCGTTGGTCAGGGAAATTTCGCCATCTTCACAACAGACGACCTCTACTCAACACTTATCAAGGCAGTTCCGGGCATAAAGTGTGCTGTTGCAATGAATGAAGCTGTTCCTAAGCTCACAAGGGTTACAGGAAACGATGAGGAGCTTAAGGAGATAGCCGCGAAGAATGCTTTGAAAATTGGTGCGAGCCATGTATTTGTAATAGTAACTTCCAACGCGTTTCCGATGAATGTTTTGAATGCAATTAAATCCCATCCGGCAGTCTGCAATGTTTTTGTTGGCTCGGCAAATCCAATTGAGATCATCGTTGCGGAAACTGAGCTTGGAAGGGCTGTTCTTGGTGCGGTAGATGGAACGGCTGTTAACAGGATAGAGAACGAAGAGGAAAAGAAGGAGAGGAGAGAACTGTATCAGAAGCTCGGATACAGGCTTGATTAA
- a CDS encoding bifunctional 5,6,7,8-tetrahydromethanopterin hydro-lyase/3-hexulose-6-phosphate synthase, producing the protein MVMRVGEALIGEGFEVAHIDLIIGERDGPAGIAFANSISQLSMGHTPLLAVIRPNLMTKPPAVIVPKVTVKEMDQAELIFGPAQYAVAKAIADAVEEGIIPKEKAEDYVIIVSVFIHPKAKNKDKIFYYNYGATKLALKRAMQNFPDVDTMLYEKDRSAHPFDGRRLTKLWDPPYLQIAIDIPDLEEVRHVLRNIPDSDHIIFEVGTPLVKRYGTEIILELRKEKPKAFFVLDLKTLDTGNLEARMAVNATANAVVISGLAPIPTIAKAIKEARKTGILSVVDMLNVSRPAEVLQKLKEEGMLPDVVELHRAIDVENKEQPPWKFVKEIKDSFDVLVAVAGGLRPENVGEAIGEGADILVVGRSITRARDIEGAVRRFLNFMKPDTDQFRVMTDF; encoded by the coding sequence ATGGTTATGAGAGTTGGAGAGGCTTTGATAGGTGAAGGCTTTGAAGTGGCACACATAGACCTGATAATTGGCGAAAGAGATGGACCAGCAGGGATCGCTTTTGCGAACAGCATTTCACAGCTTTCCATGGGACACACACCCTTGCTGGCTGTGATAAGGCCAAACCTGATGACCAAACCTCCGGCGGTTATAGTACCGAAGGTCACGGTCAAGGAGATGGATCAGGCCGAACTCATTTTCGGGCCAGCGCAGTATGCGGTTGCCAAAGCAATTGCTGATGCTGTGGAAGAAGGAATAATCCCGAAAGAGAAGGCTGAGGATTATGTGATCATAGTCAGCGTTTTTATCCATCCGAAAGCAAAGAACAAAGATAAGATATTCTACTACAACTACGGAGCAACAAAACTCGCGCTCAAGAGAGCAATGCAGAACTTCCCGGATGTTGATACGATGCTGTATGAGAAGGACAGAAGTGCCCATCCGTTTGATGGCAGAAGGCTGACGAAGCTCTGGGATCCGCCGTACCTGCAGATAGCCATCGACATACCAGATCTCGAGGAGGTTAGGCATGTGCTCAGAAACATCCCGGACAGCGATCACATAATCTTCGAAGTAGGCACACCGCTTGTTAAAAGGTACGGGACAGAGATCATACTCGAGTTGAGGAAGGAGAAGCCCAAAGCCTTCTTTGTTCTGGATCTCAAAACACTCGATACAGGAAACCTCGAGGCGAGAATGGCCGTGAATGCCACCGCAAACGCGGTAGTTATTTCGGGATTGGCACCAATACCTACGATTGCAAAGGCAATCAAGGAGGCAAGGAAGACGGGAATTCTTTCAGTGGTTGATATGTTGAATGTCAGCAGGCCAGCAGAAGTTCTTCAGAAACTCAAGGAAGAAGGCATGCTCCCGGATGTTGTTGAGCTGCATAGAGCTATAGATGTTGAGAATAAAGAGCAGCCGCCTTGGAAGTTCGTCAAAGAGATTAAGGACTCCTTCGATGTGCTTGTTGCTGTTGCTGGTGGTTTGAGGCCTGAGAATGTTGGTGAGGCGATAGGTGAGGGAGCAGATATACTTGTGGTTGGAAGATCCATAACAAGAGCCAGGGACATCGAGGGTGCTGTAAGGAGATTCCTGAACTTCATGAAGCCCGATACCGATCAGTTCAGGGTTATGACGGACTTTTAG
- the tpiA gene encoding triose-phosphate isomerase, with protein MGIIVINFKAYKEGSGKKALELAKIVEEISSKVDDYIAIAPNFLDMSEIMKAVDVDVYAQHVDAIEYGSHTGRIVPEMLKDIGLKGSLINHSERRLKLADIDFVIEKFRNLGLTSIVCTNNVATTAAAAALGPDFVAIEPPELIGSGIPVSKADPEIVRNSVEAVKKVNSNVKVLCGAGISKHEDYVTALDLGTEGVLLASGIVKAKDPRFALEELVGLK; from the coding sequence ATGGGCATAATCGTGATAAACTTCAAGGCCTACAAAGAGGGAAGCGGGAAAAAGGCTTTAGAGCTTGCGAAAATAGTTGAGGAGATATCTTCCAAGGTTGATGACTACATAGCCATAGCTCCGAACTTTCTCGACATGTCCGAGATAATGAAAGCTGTTGATGTCGATGTTTACGCACAGCATGTCGATGCCATTGAGTATGGAAGCCATACAGGAAGGATAGTTCCGGAGATGCTGAAGGATATCGGGCTGAAAGGCAGCCTGATCAACCACTCGGAAAGAAGACTGAAGCTTGCCGACATAGACTTTGTGATTGAGAAATTCAGAAATCTGGGATTGACATCCATAGTCTGCACGAACAATGTGGCAACAACTGCTGCTGCAGCAGCGTTAGGCCCGGATTTCGTTGCAATCGAGCCACCAGAGTTAATAGGCAGTGGGATTCCGGTATCCAAGGCAGACCCAGAGATCGTAAGGAATTCAGTTGAAGCGGTTAAAAAAGTGAACAGCAATGTGAAGGTGCTATGTGGAGCGGGCATAAGCAAGCATGAGGACTATGTCACGGCACTTGATCTCGGTACTGAAGGTGTGCTTCTTGCGAGCGGAATAGTTAAGGCAAAGGATCCAAGGTTTGCTCTTGAGGAGCTTGTCGGGCTGAAATAA